The following are from one region of the uncultured Campylobacter sp. genome:
- a CDS encoding saccharopine dehydrogenase family protein, translating to MSNILIIGAGGVSQVATVKCAMNADVFSKITLASRTKSKCDAIAKFIKDRLGVQIDTAQIDADDTDAVVALIKKTGADLLLNVALPYQDLTLMDACSRAGIPYIDTANYEHPDTAKFEYKLQWAKDGEFKAANTMALLGSGFDPGVTNVFCAYAQQNLFDEIHEIDILDCNAGDHGYPFATNFNPEINLREVSAKGRYWERGEWKETGPMEIMFKWDYPKVGVKDSYLLYHEELESLVKNIKGLKRIRFFMTFGQSYLTHMKCLENVGMLRIDEVEHNGVKIVPIQFLKTLLPDPASLGPRTKGKTNIGCVIRGLKDGKERQVYIYNVCDHEACYAETGAQAVSYTTGVPAMIGSMMVAKGIWSGKGVFNMENFDAKPFMDELNKQGLPWEIIEMKPGERYEV from the coding sequence ATGTCAAATATCTTAATCATAGGCGCAGGCGGCGTGAGCCAAGTCGCGACCGTAAAATGCGCGATGAACGCGGACGTTTTTAGTAAGATCACCCTTGCAAGCCGCACCAAAAGCAAGTGCGACGCGATTGCTAAATTTATCAAAGATCGCCTAGGCGTGCAAATTGACACCGCACAGATCGACGCGGACGATACCGACGCCGTAGTCGCTCTCATCAAAAAAACGGGCGCCGATTTGCTTTTAAACGTCGCGCTGCCCTATCAGGATCTAACTCTAATGGACGCGTGCTCTCGCGCCGGCATCCCATATATTGACACCGCAAACTACGAGCACCCCGACACCGCTAAATTTGAATACAAGCTGCAGTGGGCGAAGGACGGCGAGTTTAAAGCCGCAAACACGATGGCGCTGCTAGGAAGCGGCTTTGATCCGGGAGTGACGAACGTATTTTGCGCCTACGCGCAGCAAAATCTCTTTGACGAGATCCACGAGATCGACATCCTAGACTGCAACGCAGGCGATCACGGATATCCGTTTGCGACGAATTTCAATCCCGAAATCAACCTGCGCGAAGTAAGCGCAAAGGGTCGCTACTGGGAGCGCGGCGAGTGGAAAGAAACGGGGCCGATGGAAATAATGTTCAAATGGGACTACCCCAAAGTCGGCGTCAAGGATAGCTACCTGCTCTATCACGAGGAGCTAGAAAGCTTAGTAAAAAACATCAAAGGGCTAAAGAGAATCCGCTTTTTCATGACCTTTGGACAAAGCTACCTCACGCATATGAAGTGCCTAGAAAACGTCGGCATGCTACGCATCGACGAGGTCGAGCATAACGGCGTAAAAATCGTGCCGATACAGTTTCTAAAAACTCTACTGCCTGATCCTGCGTCGCTAGGTCCTCGCACAAAGGGTAAAACCAACATCGGCTGCGTGATCCGCGGGCTCAAAGACGGCAAAGAGCGCCAGGTCTACATCTACAACGTCTGCGACCACGAGGCTTGCTACGCCGAGACGGGCGCGCAGGCAGTGAGCTATACGACGGGCGTGCCTGCGATGATCGGCTCAATGATGGTGGCAAAAGGCATCTGGAGCGGCAAAGGCGTCTTTAACATGGAAAATTTCGACGCCAAGCCTTTCATGGACGAGCTAAATAAGCAGGGCTTGCCGTGGGAGATCATCGAAATGAAACCCGGCGAAAGATACGAAGTCTAA
- a CDS encoding AAA domain-containing protein: protein MALRNTLHYLLLSEYLNPQTLQKLNKEQSKYKNAYETTPDKFTDDFWHYLKQMKSVSELAKSGNKRKLSIEIYGGIFELDEIANEIIKQNPNLQTSDFRQSQNQKATTYFIKFTGDLSVKNEEEKVKLSTLVSEPDFSEQDTKKLEPVCGENSGFNVDLNSVFLSTAPWAAANFSKPQNLDYKNFEALKDSIKARIEALGKNERSLSEMVKFIHGEFKKQLNSPLVSDDLRVNICLESGVKSSSDLLNSFYLGEISLALKEGLNNKNLQTIFDETGENDIKIGRIDMRDSANFDTVFSILEAKNYPLGAFASEYMLIYSQQIAVNNIMKLLNEKKGGVYSVNGPPGTGKTTLLKDVVAGVIVERAKVLSTLKEDEIFERGVKLDGSQYPDFYPLNPKLKGFEIVVASCNNKAVENISAELPKLDSVDKAYLSELDYFRMQATRLLSAGAWVECQKSQISQPAWGLICATLGNSGNVSDFKENCLNDFFINQNHPEFDILKTQGAITSFNDKFKVDGLVNLLKFGKQSYDFKLAQKEFNEALNTVNTLLALLNFSTQKSLSAQQSKEERENSSPFMAENGIKTAVAQARINVFIKALNLHKAAIWSQKAKLGANLAAFCDLGKFKKKEQAREILKSLFFVIPVVSSTFASFGRFFSDFGENDIGLLLVDESGQANISNAVGALYRSKTAVIVGDPLQLEPVVTLPENLNDVLLGYTEASREFNVATTSLQACADKTQKIGAYIGQTWVGSPLIVHRRCDNPMFNVANETTYDGAMVWGKGKNKNSLAKATSCWIDIKTSVWSGNGSEAELAAADQIYESLKTLIGANASEHIKIITPFTDVVKQSAALQKQGKIRIRANTIHTMQGQEAKVVIFILGGASAGARAWASAKPNLLNVALTRAKEYIYIVGDKDAWGGLNYFSVAAREI from the coding sequence GTGGCGCTACGAAACACTCTGCACTATCTGCTTTTAAGCGAATATCTAAATCCGCAAACGCTACAAAAACTAAACAAAGAACAAAGTAAATATAAAAACGCCTACGAAACGACGCCGGATAAATTTACCGATGATTTTTGGCATTATTTAAAGCAAATGAAAAGCGTCTCGGAGCTTGCAAAAAGCGGAAACAAAAGGAAGTTAAGCATCGAAATTTACGGCGGGATTTTCGAGCTGGACGAGATAGCAAACGAGATAATAAAACAAAATCCGAATTTACAAACTAGCGATTTTCGTCAAAGTCAAAATCAAAAAGCAACGACTTATTTTATAAAATTTACGGGCGATTTGTCCGTCAAAAACGAAGAGGAAAAAGTTAAATTAAGCACGCTCGTTAGCGAGCCCGATTTTAGCGAGCAAGATACTAAAAAATTAGAGCCCGTATGCGGCGAAAATAGCGGATTTAACGTTGATTTAAATAGCGTATTTTTATCCACCGCTCCTTGGGCGGCGGCAAATTTTAGCAAACCGCAAAATTTAGATTATAAAAATTTCGAAGCTCTAAAAGATAGCATAAAAGCCCGGATAGAAGCGCTAGGCAAAAACGAACGAAGTCTGAGCGAAATGGTAAAATTTATCCATGGCGAGTTTAAAAAGCAGTTAAATTCGCCGCTAGTAAGCGACGATCTTCGCGTAAATATCTGCCTAGAAAGCGGCGTAAAAAGTAGCAGCGACTTGCTTAATAGCTTTTATTTGGGCGAGATTAGTCTGGCTCTAAAAGAGGGCTTAAATAATAAAAATTTGCAAACTATTTTTGACGAAACGGGCGAAAACGATATAAAAATAGGGCGCATAGATATGAGGGATAGCGCAAATTTTGATACCGTTTTTTCGATACTAGAAGCCAAAAACTACCCGCTAGGCGCGTTTGCTAGCGAGTATATGCTAATTTACTCGCAACAAATCGCCGTAAATAATATAATGAAGCTTCTTAACGAGAAAAAAGGCGGCGTTTATAGCGTAAACGGGCCTCCGGGTACTGGGAAAACGACGCTCTTAAAAGACGTGGTCGCAGGCGTAATCGTGGAGCGAGCAAAGGTTTTATCTACGCTAAAAGAAGACGAAATTTTCGAGCGCGGCGTCAAACTAGACGGTAGCCAGTACCCGGACTTTTATCCGCTAAATCCCAAGCTAAAAGGCTTTGAGATCGTCGTGGCCTCGTGCAATAATAAAGCCGTAGAAAACATTAGCGCAGAGTTGCCTAAGCTTGATAGCGTAGATAAGGCGTATTTGAGCGAGCTTGATTATTTTAGGATGCAGGCTACGAGGCTGCTATCGGCGGGCGCCTGGGTAGAGTGCCAAAAAAGCCAAATTTCGCAGCCTGCCTGGGGGCTAATATGCGCCACGCTAGGCAATAGCGGCAACGTAAGCGATTTTAAAGAAAACTGCCTAAACGACTTTTTTATCAATCAAAACCATCCGGAATTTGACATCTTAAAAACGCAAGGCGCGATAACGAGCTTTAACGATAAATTTAAGGTCGACGGGCTCGTAAATTTACTCAAATTCGGCAAACAAAGCTATGATTTCAAACTAGCGCAAAAAGAATTTAACGAAGCGCTAAATACCGTAAATACGCTACTAGCGCTACTAAATTTCTCTACGCAAAAGTCGCTAAGCGCGCAGCAGAGTAAAGAGGAGCGCGAAAATAGCTCGCCTTTTATGGCGGAAAACGGCATAAAAACCGCCGTCGCTCAGGCTAGGATAAACGTCTTTATAAAAGCGCTAAATTTACATAAAGCCGCTATCTGGTCGCAAAAGGCGAAATTGGGCGCAAATTTGGCGGCGTTTTGCGATCTGGGTAAATTTAAAAAGAAAGAGCAGGCAAGGGAAATTTTAAAATCGCTATTTTTCGTCATTCCCGTCGTTAGCTCGACATTTGCCTCTTTTGGGCGGTTTTTTAGCGATTTTGGCGAAAACGATATCGGACTTTTGCTAGTAGACGAGTCGGGTCAGGCAAATATCTCAAACGCCGTAGGCGCGCTATATCGCTCCAAAACGGCAGTAATAGTAGGCGACCCGTTGCAACTAGAACCGGTAGTAACTCTACCCGAAAATTTAAACGACGTGCTGCTTGGCTATACCGAGGCGTCTAGGGAGTTTAACGTAGCAACCACGTCGCTACAAGCGTGCGCGGATAAAACCCAAAAAATAGGCGCTTATATCGGTCAAACCTGGGTCGGTTCGCCGCTCATCGTGCATAGACGCTGCGATAATCCTATGTTTAACGTCGCAAACGAGACGACCTACGACGGCGCTATGGTCTGGGGTAAAGGCAAAAATAAAAACTCGCTCGCCAAAGCGACAAGCTGCTGGATAGATATAAAAACGAGCGTTTGGAGCGGCAACGGCAGCGAGGCCGAGCTAGCGGCGGCGGATCAAATTTACGAATCGCTAAAAACGCTAATCGGTGCAAACGCAAGCGAACATATAAAAATCATAACGCCCTTTACCGACGTCGTAAAGCAAAGCGCGGCCTTGCAAAAACAAGGCAAAATACGAATCAGGGCAAACACCATCCACACCATGCAAGGTCAAGAAGCCAAAGTCGTTATCTTTATCCTAGGCGGAGCTAGCGCGGGCGCAAGAGCATGGGCATCGGCAAAGCCGAATTTACTAAACGTAGCTCTAACGCGCGCCAAAGAGTATATCTATATCGTCGGCGACAAGGACGCATGGGGTGGACTAAACTATTTTAGCGTTGCAGCTAGAGAAATTTAA